From the Desulfobulbaceae bacterium genome, the window CATGGCATTGAGATGCCGGCAACTCGAGTGGCGGCTGGTAAGACCAGTCAAGGAACGGTCCATCTCTCAGCCATTCACTCGGGGGATTCGGTTATCATTGAAATCATCGATGACGGCGCCGGCCTGGATCGAGAAGCCTTGCGGCGCAAGGCCATTGAAAAGGGACTGATTTCTGAGCAGAGCGCCAACACCTTAACTGATCAGGAGATCGACCAGATCATCTTCATGCCCGGATTCTCTACCGCCAAGACGGTTACTAATGTCTCGGGCCGGGGAGTTGGTATGGATGTTGTAAAACGTGGCATCGAGTCGCTGCGCGGCTCGATTCAGCTCAGCAGCGAGCCAGGACTCGGCTCCGTAGTCAGGATCAGACTGCCGCTGACGCTCGCAATTATTGAGTCCTTGCTGGTCAAGATCGGTGAGGAAAGCTTTGTCCTCCCCTTAGGTGTGGTGGAAGAGTGCATTGAGCTGAGTAGGGATTCGGCACAAAAGAGCCATGGCCGAAATATGGTCAATGTTCGAGGTCATCTAGTGCCGTACATCCCTTTACGGGAAAGTTTCAGCATTGGTGGTGAACTACCTGAGATTGAGCAGATTGTGATCACTAATGTTAACAATACCAAGGTCGGTTTTGTAGTCGATAATGTTATCGGTCAGCACCAGACGGTTATCAAGACCCTTGGCCCGTTGCACCGCGATGTGCGAGGCATCTCTGGCGCCACTATCCTGGGTGACGGGTCGGTGGCGTTGATTCTCGATGTCCCTCAGCTCGTCTTGGCCGCTACAGCTAAAACCATATAGCGGTACGGTTTAAATATAAACGATATGCCCACAGAGGGAGGGAAGAGGATGGGGGACGAAGGAAGCAACCAGACCAATCAATACCTGACTTTCAGACTCGGGGAAGAAATCTTTGCCATTGAAATTGGCAAGGTCCGTGAAGTGTTGGATTTTAGCGCCGTCACCAAGGTGCCGCAAACACCGCCATTCATGCGCGGGGTCATTAATCTTCGCGGTAGCGTGGTGCCGGTGATGGACATGAACTTGAAATTCGGGCGATCAAGCACCGAAAAAACGGTCAATACCTGCATCATTATCGCCGAGATTACGGTGGACGGAGAGACTACCATTGTTGGCGCTTTAGCCGATTCAGTGCAAGAGGTGTTGGATATGGAACCGAGCCAGATTGAGCCGGCGCCTAAGATCGGCACCAAACTCAACACCGAGTTTATTAAAGGCATGGGCAAGACCGGCGACACTTTCATCATGATTCTGGATATAGATAAGGTGTTTTCGGTTGAGGAAATGGACCTGATTGGGACCACTGCCACGATGGTCGAACCGGCAGTTAAGTAGTGCCAGGGCTTTGGACTAACAAATAATTCATTTTAGTGAACCTGCGATTAGCTCACGGGGATACCATAACCGGTCATTTTAGGGAGGGAAACCATGCGATTTACGGATTTAAAGGTGGGTAAGAAGTTGACGATAGGGTTTGTCGGTGTTGTGTTGCTCTTGGGTGCAGCCATTCTTTACCAGCTTTTCACAATGCAGCGTCTTGCTAAATTACAAGATGAGGGGGGGGCTCTGACTGTCGAAGTAGTTGAAACCGGTGCAATTATGGAACGAATGACCGCATCGTATGGGATCATGGCAAACGCAGTAATCAACCGCCACCTTGACGAGACCAGGAAGGAGTTTGCTGAGCTGAAGATCCAGGTCGAAAAAGACATGGCCCAGCTTCGAACTTTAGTTGATACCGCTGAAGAGAAGGCAGAGGCCGAGATAGTGGACAAGGCCTACCACGCCTATCTTGGTATCTTCGAAAATGAGATGCTGCCGATTCTGGAACAGAGTATTGATGTCAATGTGATCTTTGCCAATACTTTAACTCTGAATCAGGCAATGGCGGGCGTCTCTGATCTCTATGCCATCATCGCCGATGCTGTGATTAACCGCGACCTTGCCGCCAGCCGCAAGGAATTTAACGCGGCTAAGGCCGAGAGCTTCAAGGCGATGGAAGAGGTCCGGGATATTGCCATTTTGGGCGAGGAGAAAATCTGGGCCGATGAGTTCATTAAGGCTTACGGCGGTTTTATCGCCCTGTTCGAGGATGAGATGCTGCCGCTGCTGAGCCAGGGTGACATGGCCGACCTTGCGCAGATCCGAGTCCTTGATGATAAGATTGACTTGGCCCGCTCCGCCACTGTCGTGCCTTTGGCCAAACTTATTGCCGTCCATAAGCAAGAGGCCCAAAAAGGGGTTCAGGATACCGAAAAAATACAAGAACTGGACGGTAAGCTTGACGAGAAACTGATTGAAATGGATGAATCTCTGGAGAAAATTATTACCTTGTTCAGGGGCAAGATGATAGAGGGTGACACGGCTTTTGACACGGCCCGTGCCACTGCCATGGTTATCGCTATTATCCTCTCGCTGCTGGGCGTGATCGCTGCCGGCATCATTGCCACTCTCATTACTCGCAGTATTGTCACTCCGTTGAACGAGGCGGTTAGCGCTTAATCAGCGCCTCGCGGATGGTGATCTTAACCTCCAAGTTAATGCCGACCGACAGGACGAGATGGGCGACTTATTGAGCGGGATCAAGACCATGGTTATTAAACTGCGCGAGATTATGGTCAATGTCCGAGGGGCGGCCGATAATGTTGCCTCCGGTTCTCAACAACTTAGCTCCAGTTCTCAGGAGATGAGCCAAGGGAGCACTGAACAGGCGGCCGCAGCTGAGGAGGCATCATCGTCGATGGAAGAGATGAGCGCTAATATCCGCCAGAATGCCGATAATGCCATCCAGACCGAAAAGATCGCCATCAAGTCTGCCGAAGACGCTAAGGAAGGCGGCAAGGCAGTGGCAGAGGCGGTCACTGCTATGAAGGATATCGCCAGTAAGATCTCCATTATTGAAGAGATTGCCCGTCAGACCAACCTCCTGGCCTTGAACGCGGCAATAGAAGCAGCCCGGGCCGGAGAACACGGCAAGGGCTTTGCTGTTGTAGCCTCCGAAGTGCGTAAGCTCGCCGAGCGCAGCCAGAACGCCGCCGCCGAGATCAGTAAACTCTCGGCCAGCTCTGTTCATGTTGCTGAAACGGCGGGACAGATGCTCGGCAAGATGGTGCCTGATATCCAACGCACTGCCGAACTGGTTCAAGAAATAGCCGCCGCCAGCAAAGAACAAGACACCGGCGCCGAACAGGTCAACAAGGCTATCCAGCAACTCGACCAAGTAATCCAGCAGAATGCCGCAGCCTCCGAGGAGATGGCGGCCACTGCCGAAGAGTTGAACTCCCAGGCGGATCAACTCCAGTCAACAATCTCCTTCTTCAAGATAGACGAGACCCATACCAGAAAACACCAAAATCGAGGTCCAGCAAAAAGTCAGCGGAGTTCCCAGAAAAAGCACGCCGCGATTTCCCACATCAGTGCCACTTCAACGCACCACAAAGGAGCTGCCAGCTCCTCAAGTTCCGGGAAGTCCCCAAATGAGCGGCAGGGAATTTCTCTCGAAATGAACTCAGGCCATGATCACCTTGATGAGGATTTTGAGCGGTACTAAAGCCAGTTTCTCTTTGGCGGGGAGCAGTCTCAGGGTCTTTTCCCCGTCAAATTTCCTTCACAATACCTGACCTCCCACTACCAGGTTTAATTCCAACAAGAGATTACCAAGCATAATGGATTTTTCCGATGCCGATTTTGACCGCCTAAGCACATTCCTGCAGTCAAAGTTGGGGATTAAATTGCCTGAGTCCAAACGGACCATGCTTTCGGGTCGATTAACCAAAAGACTGCGGATCTTGGGGCTTACCTCGTTCGCTGCCTATTGCGATTTTCTCTTCAGTGCAGAGGGGCAAAAAACGGAACTGATCCCCCTGATGGACACGGTCACCACCAATAAAACCGATTTTTTCCGGGAA encodes:
- a CDS encoding purine-binding chemotaxis protein CheW, whose protein sequence is MGDEGSNQTNQYLTFRLGEEIFAIEIGKVREVLDFSAVTKVPQTPPFMRGVINLRGSVVPVMDMNLKFGRSSTEKTVNTCIIIAEITVDGETTIVGALADSVQEVLDMEPSQIEPAPKIGTKLNTEFIKGMGKTGDTFIMILDIDKVFSVEEMDLIGTTATMVEPAVK